The following are encoded in a window of Acropora muricata isolate sample 2 chromosome 6, ASM3666990v1, whole genome shotgun sequence genomic DNA:
- the LOC136920447 gene encoding uncharacterized protein: protein MSSLKDARDMTLITHSQGLITDEELLLLLEENTSRNPEFSYDAYDRFDLDNMEEAECKSEFRVEKRDIPLLAEALGLPDTFTCPQRSVADGIEGLCMVLKRTSFPCCYSDMIYRFGRPVPVLSMVTNQVVDYIYQAHGHRLTQWNDLLLNPAALQRYADAIARKGAPLENCFGFVDGTVRPICRPNENQSTVYNGHKRVHALKFQSVTIPNGLIANLYGPVVGKRHDAGMLRDSGLMDDLENHAHSPTGQDMCLYGDPAYPLRVHLQAPFRDARLTPGMEAFNLSMSRVRTSVEWIFGDVIKSFKALDFKSNLKIGLSTVGKMYIVCALMRNAITCMYGNQTCDYFGLEPPTVDEYFS, encoded by the exons ATGTCTTCGCTAAAAGATGCCAGAGATATGACCTTAATAACCCATAGCCAAGGCCTAATTACGGACGAAGAGCTTTTACTACTTCTCGAAGAAAACACTTCCAGAAATCCGGAGTTTTCCTATGATGCTTACGATCGCTTTGATTTAGATAACATGGAAGAAGCCGAGTGCAAATCGGAGTTCAGAGTAGAGAAGCGCGACATTCCTCTTTTAGCCGAAGCTCTTGGCTTGCCAGACACCTTTACATGCCCCCAAAGATCAGTGGCAGATGGTATCGAGGGTTTATGTATGGTTCTAAAGCGAACGAGTTTCCCTTGCTGCTACAGTGATATGATATACCGCTTTGGGAGACCAGTTCCCGTTCTCAGTATGGTCACAAACCAAGTTGTAGATTACATCTATCAAGCTCACGGACATAGACTAACGCAGTGGAATGATCTGCTACTAAATCCTGCCGCATTGCAGAGGTACGCCGACGCCATAGCAAGAAAAGGAGCTCCACTTGAGAACTGCTTCGGGTTTGTTGATGGTACCGTTCGCCCAATCTGCAGGCCGAACGAAAACCAGAGCACTGTCTACAATGGGCACAAGAGAGTCCATGCCCTCAAGTTTCAATCAGTGACCATACCGAATGGACTGATAGCCAATTTGTATGGACCCGTAG TGGGTAAACGTCATGACGCCGGCATGCTTAGAGATTCTGGTCTCATGGATGATTTGGAGAACCACGCCCATTCTCCAACTGGTCAGGACATGTGCTTGTATGGGGATCCAGCATATCCCTTGAGGGTCCACTTACAGGCACCATTTAGGGATGCAAGATTAACTCCAGGAATGGAAGCTTTTAATTTGTCCATGAGCCGAGTGCGAACCTCAGTTGAATGGATCTTTGGAGATGTGATTAAATCTTTTAAGGCTCTGGATTTTAAAAGCAATTTGAAGATAGGTCTGAGTACAGTCGGTAAAATGTACATAGTATGTGCCTTAATGAGAAATGCCATAACCTGCATGTATGGAAACCAAACATGCGACTATTTTGGTCTGGAGCCCCCAACAGTAGATGAGTATTTCTCATGA